A genomic window from Gallus gallus isolate bGalGal1 chromosome 33, bGalGal1.mat.broiler.GRCg7b, whole genome shotgun sequence includes:
- the LOC112530851 gene encoding olfactory receptor 14J1-like produces the protein LHYGTLLGSRACATMAAAAWGTGALYALLHTATAFSLTLCQGNAVDQFFCEIAQILKLSCSKSDYLREVGIIYFSFFLICGCFVFIVVSYVQIFRAVLRMPSEQGRHKAFSTCLPHLAVVSLFVSTAMFAYLKPPSISSPSLDLLVSFLYSVVPPAVNPLLYGLRNQELKAAVSKTYISNIHKMHTSLTGVSR, from the coding sequence ctgcactacgggaccctgctgggcagcagagcttgtgccaccatggcagcagctgcctggggcactggggctctctatgctctgctgcacactgccactGCATTTTCCCTAACtctctgccaaggcaatgctgtggatcagttcttctgtgaaattgcccagatcctcaagctctcctgctcaaaatctgactacctcagggaagttgggattatttattttagtttttttttaatctgtgggtgttttgtattcattgttgtgtcctatgtgcagatcttcagggccgtgctgaggatgccctctgagcagggacggcacaaagccttctccacgtgcctccctcacctggccgtggtctccctcTTTGTCAGCACAGCCATGTTTGCCTATCTGAAACCCccctccatctcttctccatccctggacctgctggtttcatttctgtactcagtggtgcctccagcagtgaatcCTCTCCTCTATGGtttgaggaaccaggagctcaaggctgcagtgagcaagACATACATCTCCAACATCCATAAGATGCATACTAGTCTCACAGGAGTCTCAAGGTAA